One genomic region from Chelmon rostratus isolate fCheRos1 chromosome 11, fCheRos1.pri, whole genome shotgun sequence encodes:
- the heatr5b gene encoding HEAT repeat-containing protein 5B isoform X1, whose protein sequence is MELAHSLLLNEDALAQITEAKRPVFIFEWLRFLDKVLVAANRVDVKEKQKKLVEQLTGLISSAPGPPTRKLLAKNLATLYSIGDTFTVFQTLDKCNEIIKSKDDTPAYLPTKLAAVACVGAFYEKMGRMLGSSFPDTINNLLKALKSAESQGRGEILLSLQKVLSGLGGAAASCHRDIYKNARSLLTDRSMAVRCAVAKCLLELQNEAVFMWTTELENVATLCFKALEGSNYGVRVAVAKLLGTVMATALMPKQAAVMRQNVKRATLEEVLELMATGFLRGGSGFLKSGGEMLKGGGSVSREVRVGVTQAYVVFVTTLGGQWLERNFATFLSHVLDLVSHPRATQTHVEAVYSRRCVSFMLRATLGGLLGEKAQIAAGKEICQAISKQMRAVEAVVNDISGENKAGAADVSASQHVMVCALKELGSLVQSLSATASPLIQEPSIGLLETVTSVLLHPSMAARLAAAWCLRCVAVALPYQLTPLLDRCAERINNLKSSPEAVSGYSFAMAALLGGVHQCPLGIPHSKGKLVVSIAEDLLRTAAQNSRLSLQRTQAGWLLLGALMTLGPSLVRYHLPKMLLLWRNVFPRSQKELEAEKARGDSFTWQVTLEGRAGALCAMRSFVAHCPELLTEDVIRRLMTPIECAMTMMSHVPAIIKVHGAHLKASAAMVRLRLYDILALLPPKTYEGSFNALLRELVAEFTLTDNSANTTTSLLRSLCHYDDSVLMGSWLQETDHKSIEDQLQPNSASGSGALEHDPSSIYLRVPVGEAIPGPLPLGVSVIDASVALFGVVFPHVSFKHRLQMLDHFAECIKQAKGVRQQAVQLNIFTAVLSALKGLAENKSTLGPEEVRKSALALVMGALDNPNPILRCAAGEALGRMAQVVGEATFIARMAQTSFDKLKSARDVVSRTGHSLALGCLHRYVGGIGSGQHLKTSVSILLALAQDGSSHEVQTWALHSLALIVDSSGPMYRGYVEPTLSLVLTLLLTVPPSHTEVHQCLGRCLGALITTVGPELQGNGATISTIRSSCLVGCAIMQDHSDSLVQAAAISCLQQLHMFAPRHVNLSSLVPCLCVRYNEFQATNTVVIVCSYIYPNFLLYCGLQVHLCSSHLLLRRAAVACLRQLAQREAAEVCEYAMSLAKRAGDSKDPTINLNITETGLEGVLFGMLDRETDRKLCSDIHDTLGHMLSSLAVEKLSHWLKLCKDVLAATTDVGGAVVFEVEKDEEDSEKKDEMDDDTMFTGLGEDDKSKPSVAPRWVTRVFAADCLCRIILLCENDKAHFDLAAARSAQAKNPKGDQLVLHLSDLIRMAFMAATDHSNQLRMAGLQALEDIIKKFASVPEPEFPGHVILEQYQANVGAALRPAFSPDTPSDITAKACQVCSTWIGSGVVSDLNDLRRVHNLLVSSLDKVQAGKGSSSQLYSESATTMEKLAVLKAWAEVYVVSMKIKKEAESKPARPVRSADDDEDEDDLGADVLPPDSLITLVQPELPSLSRLWLAMLRDYALLTLPAEFSSQLPPDGGAFYTPETIDTARLHYRSSWAPVLHAVALWLSSTGFGAGEEKEEIPSAPSKTPALPQGASLTTKTFEESVEDRMHLMLGVSIEFLCFPRPEEPIEHVMSCLQALFTLLESPCAKTHIAEDQLLAVELLNVLHRLLLTRDPPAVQLQVTAVVQETIRAAQDHLQRQRTTKGKEEEGEKDSQPSLGEGGDTGELVPGKSLVFAAMELLVFILVRHLPQLNTRVKESPSHVPLRPQRLPEESARLVANTVSILAELPSLCSPAGGMTILPTVLFLITGVLRETAVKTADNSVPVPVSAALQGIKTIITSPLARMESMQTQWTGLVRSSLASVLEHSQPDESRPDMDEVSMLTAITLFLLSASNELVGVTVLQKGCMDRFRNALNSSDPWVQARCYQLLLSVFQHSNRALSTPYIHALAPLMVQKLKAVERSRPGTAVELQAVQEGIRVLENLVNMGEEQNRVQLLALLVPTLISYLLDENAISSAPQVSKSLHDFALQNLMRIGPLYPAAFKIVIGAAPELKIRLESAIRANQASSRAKDAARQAQPTVQAAPTIKLKKSFF, encoded by the exons ACAGGTCCATGGCTGTACGCTGCGCGGTAGCAAAG TGCCTGTTGGAGCTCCAGAATGAGGCAGTATTCATGTGGACCACAGAACTGGAGAATGTGGCCACATTGTGTTTCAAAGCGCTGGAAGGATCTAACTATGGGGTTCGAGTGGCAGTGGCCAAGCTGCTGGGCACAGTCATGGCCACTGCCCTGATGCCCAAACAAGCAGCTG tgATGCGTCAGAACGTGAAGCGGGCCACTctggaggaggtgctggagctAATGGCCACAGGTTTCCTGCGTGGTGGATCTGGCTTTCTGAAGAGCGGAGGGGAGATGTTGAAGGGGGGAGGCTCTGTCAGCAGGGAGGTGCGGGTGGGCGTCACACAG GCCTACGTTGTGTTTGTGACTACACTTGGTGGTCAGTGGCTGGAGCGCAACTTTGCCACATTCCTGTCCCACGTTTTGGACCTGGTGTCTCACCCACGGGCCACGCAGACACATGTTGAGGCTGTGTACTCACGCCGCTGTGTCTCCTTCATGCTACGTGCCACCCTGGGGGGCTTACTTGGAGAGAAAGCACAAATCGCAGCCGGCAAAGAAATCTGCCAAGCCATCAGCAAGCAAATGAGGGCTGTGG AGGCAGTTGTGAATGACATCAGTGGAGAGAACAAGGCCGGAGCGGCTGATGTCTCTGCCAGTCAGCATGTTATGGTGTGTGCCCTAAAAGAGCTGGGCAGTCTGGTTCAGAGCTTGAGTGCCACAGCTTCACCCCTCATCCAGGAGCCTTCTATAG GACTCCTTGAAACTGTCACCTCAGTGCTGCTACACCCTAGCATGGCGGCACGTTTGGCGGCCGCGTGGTGCTTGCGGTGTGTTGCCGTGGCACTTCCGTATCAGTTGACCCCACTGCTGGACCGCTGTGCAGAGAGAATCAACAACCTGAAGAGTTCACCTGAGGCCGTGAGTGGCTACAGCTTTGCAATGGCTGCTCTGCTGGGAGGCGTACACCAGTGTCCACTCGGCATCCCCCACTCCAAGGGCAAG TTGGTGGTGAGCATAGCTGAAGACCTCCTGCGGACAGCTGCTCAGAATAGCCGACTATCCCTGCAGCGCACACAGGCTGGATGGCTGCTGCTGGGTGCCCTCATGACTCTGG GACCGTCCCTTGTGCGCTATCACCTTCCCaagatgttgctgctgtggaggaacGTGTTCCCTCGCTCCcagaaggagctggaggcagAAAAGGCCAGAGGAGACTCCTTCACCTGGCAGGTCACCCTGGAGGGCCGAGCAGGAGCACTTTGTG CCATGCGTAGTTTTGTGGCTCACTGTCCCGAGCTGCTCACAGAAGATGTGATCCGTAGACTGATGACTCCCATTGAATGTGCCATGACCATGATGTCTCA tgTACCTGCCATCATTAAGGTCCATGGCGCTCACCTGAAAGCAAGTGCAGCAATGGTGAGGCTCAGGTTGTACGACATCCTGGCTCTGTTGCCCCCGAAGACCTATGAAG GCAGCTTCAATGCCCTCCTGAGGGAGCTGGTGGCAGAGTTCACTTTGACGGACAACTCGGCTAACACTACCACCTCCTTGCTGCGCTCGCTCTGTCACTATGACGACAGTGTACTCATGGGTTCCTGGCTACAGGAGACTGACCACAAGTCCATAGAGGATCAG CTGCAGCCCAACAGTGCGTCTGGCAGCGGAGCTCTGGAACACGATCCCTCCTCCATCTACCTGCGTGTCCCTGTAGGCGAGGCCATCCCAGGGCCTCTCCCTTTGGGTGTGTCAGTCATCGATGCTTCAGTGGCCCTTTTTGGTGTTGTTTTCCCCCACGTGTCCTTTAAACATCG GCTGCAGATGCTAGACCACTTTGCAGAGTGTATAAAGCAGGCCAAAGGAGTTCGGCAACAAGCAGTCCAGCTGAATATCTTTACTGCAGTGCTTAGTGCCCTCAAG GGTTTGGCTGAGAACAAGAGTACTTTGGGCCCTGAGGAGGTGCGTAAGTCGGCCTTGGCCCTGGTGATGGGAGCATTGGACAATCCCAACCCCATCCTGCGCTGTGCTGCCGGAGAGGCTCTGGGCAGGATGGCTCAGGTGGTGGGAGAGGCTACCTTCATCGCCAGAATGGCCCAGACCAGTTTTGACAA ACTGAAGTCGGCTCGTGATGTGGTATCAAGGACAGGCCATTCACTGGCTCTTGGCTGTCTGCATCGATACGTTGGGGGAATTGGCTCAGGCCAGCACTTAAAGACCAGTGTCAGCATCCTATTAGCTCTGGCCCAGGATGGATCCTCTCATGAGGTCCAG aCATGGGCTTTGCACTCTCTGGCTCTGATTGTGGATTCTAGTGGGCCCATGTACAGAGGCTACGTGGAGCCTACACTGTCCCTGGTACTCACCCTACTCCTCACCGTGCCCCCGTCTCACACAGAGGTGCACCAGTGTTTGGGCCGCTGCCTGGGAGCTCTCATCACTACTGTGGGACCAGAATTACAGG GAAATGGAGCCACTATCTCCACCATCCGCTCGTCCTGCCTGGTGGGCTGTGCCATAATGCAGGACCACTCTGACTCCCTTGTGCAGGCAGCTGCCATCTCATGcttgcagcagctgcacatgtTCGCTCCACGCCATGTCAACCTGTCCAGCCTGGTGCCCTGTCTCTGTGTAAGATATAACGAGTTTCAAGCTACTAATACAGTAGTTATAGTTTGTTCTTATATTTATCCTAATTTCCTACTGTACTGTGGGTTGCAGGTGCACCTGTGCAGCTCTCACCTGTTGCTCCGTCGTGCTGCTGTGGCCTGCCTGAGACAGCTCGCtcagagagaggctgcagaggtctgcGAGTATGCCATGAGCCTGGCGAAGAGAGCAGGAGACAGCAAAGACCCTACAATCA ATCTGAACATCACAGAGACCGGTTTGGAGGGCGTTCTTTTTGGCATGCTGGATcgggagacagacaggaagctgtgtTCTGATATCCATGACACACTGGGCCACATGCTGTCATCGCTTGCTGTGGAAAAGCTTTCTCATTGGCTGAAACTCTGCAAGGATGTCCTGGCAGCAACTACAG ATGTAGGAGGAGCCGTTGTATTCGAGGTGGAGAAGGATGAGGAAGACTCTGAGAAAAAAGATGAGATGGATGACGACACCATGTTCACAGGCCTGGGTGAAGATGACAAATCCAAGCCCTCCGTGGCGCCGCGCTGGGTGACGAGGGTATTTGCCGCGGACTGCTTGTGCCGCATCATCCTgttgtgtgaaaatgacaaagcaCACTTTGACCTGGCAGCTGCCCGCTCTGCACAGGCCAAGAACCCCAAAG GGGATCAGTTGGTGCTCCATTTGTCTGACCTCATCCGTATGGCCTTCATGGCGGCCACAGACCACAGTAACCAGCTGCGGATGGCCGGCCTGCAGGCCCTGGAGGACATCATTAAAAAGTTTGCCTCCGTACCAGAGCCAGAGTTCCCAGGGCATGTTATCCTGGAACAATACCAGGCCAAT GTTGGAGCTGCCCTCAGGCCTGCGTTTTCACCTGATACACCGTCTGACATAACGGCTAAGGCATGCCAG GTGTGTAGTACGTGGATTGGCAGTGGCGTTGTGAGTGACCTCAACGACCTGCGGCGAGTCCATAACCTGCTTGTGTCATCGCTGGACAAGGTGCAGGCTGGGAAGGGCTCATCCAGTCAGCTGTACAGTGAGAGTGCTACCACGATGGAGAAACTGGCTGTGCTAAAGGCATGGGCCGAG GTGTATGTGGTGTCGATGAAGATCAAGAAAGAGGCTGAGTCGAAGCCTGCCAGACCAGTCCGAAGTGCAGACGACGACGAGGATGAGGACGATCTGGGAGCCGACGTGCTTCCACCTGACAGCCTCATCACTTTGGTGCAGCCAGAGCTGCCCTCGCTGAGCCGCCTGTGGCTGGCCATGCTGCGAGACTACGCCCTGCTCACTCTGCCTGCTGAGTTTTCCAGCCAGCTGCCCCCTGACG gcgGCGCGTTTTATACGCCAGAGACTATAGACACAGCAAGGCTCCACTATCGCAGTTCTTGGGCCCCTGTCCTGCATGCTGTGGCTCTGTGGCTGAGCAGCACTGGGTTTGGAGCTggtgaagagaaagaggagatcCCCTCAGCTCCCTCCAAGACACCTGCCCTCCCTCAAGGAGCCTCCTTGACCACAAAGACCTTTGAGGAGTCGGTGGAAGACAGGATGCATCTAATGTTGG gtgtcAGTATAGAGTTTCTTTGCTTCCCCCGGCCCGAGGAGCCCATTGAACATGTGATGTCCTGCCTGCAGGCACTGTTCACTCTGCTAGAATCTCCATGTGCAAAGACCCACATCGCAGAGGACCAG CTGTTGGCAGTGGAGCTCCTGAACGTGctccacagactgctgctgaccCGGGATCCTCCTGCTGTACAGCTCCAGGTCACTGCTGTCGTACAGGAGACCATCAGGGCTGCGCAGGACCATCTGCAGCGACAGAGGACCACCAAGG gcaaagaggaagaaggcGAGAAAGACTCTCAGCCCAGCCTAGGGGAAGGAGGAGACACAGGAGAGCTCGTCCCTGGCAAGTCTCTGGTGTTCGCCGCCATGGAGCTGCTCGTGTTCATCCTGGTCCGCCACTTACCACAGCTTAATACACGTGTGAAGGAGTCACCCAGCCATGTGCCACTCAGACCTCAGCGGCTACCCGAAGAAAGTGCACGCCTGGTGGCGAACACAGTTTCCATCCTGGCAGAACtgccctccctctgctctcctgctg GAGGCATGACCATCCTACCTACGGTGCTCTTCCTAATCACGGGTGtgctgagggaaactgcagttAAGACTGCTGACAACTCGGTGCCTGTGCCCGTGTCAGCCGCCCTGCAGGGCATCAAGACCATCATCACCTCCCCACTGGCCCGGATGGAGagcatgcagacacagtggACTGGCCTCGTGAGGAGCAGCCTGGCGTCTGTACTCGAGCACTCACAGCCAG ACGAGTCCAGGCCTGACATGGATGAGGTCAGTATGCTGACAGCCATCACgctcttcctgctgtctgccAGCAATGAACTTGTTGGAGTAACAGTCCTACAGAAGGGCTGCATGGACCGCTTCCGAAATGCCCTCAACTCTAGTGATCCCTGG GTCCAGGCACGGTGTTACCAGCTTCTGTTATCAGTGTTTCAGCACTCCAATCGTGCCCTGTCTACTCCGTACATCCACGCTCTGGCTCCACTCATGGTGCAGAAGCTGAAGGCAGTGGAGCGCAGTCGGCCAGGGACCGCTGTGGAACTGCAGGCTGTGCAGGAGGGAATCAGGGTCCTGGAGAATCTGGTCAACATGGGTGAAGAGCAAAACC GGGTGCAGTTGCTCGCTCTTCTTGTACCAACTCTCATCTCCTACCTTTTGGATGAAAATGCTATCTCCTCTGCACCCCAAGTCTCCAAGAGCCTGCATGATTTTGCCCTTCAGAACTTAATGCGGATTGGGCCCCTCTATCCAGCTGCCTTCAAGATAGTAATTGGTGCCGCACCTGAGCTTAAAATCCGTCTGGAATCTGCTATACGGGCCAACCAGGCCAGCAGTAGAGCCAAAGATGCAGCCAGGCAAGCTCAGCCAACTGTGCAAGCCGCACCAACCATCAAACTCAAGAAGAGCTTCTTCTGA